From the Acidicapsa ligni genome, one window contains:
- the merP gene encoding mercury resistance system periplasmic binding protein MerP — MKTFKCTVTVLSALLLAVPAWAATRTATLDVPGMTCSTCPITVKKALNRVAGVSKVDVRFEKKLAVVTYDDAKTNVQALVKATTDVGFPSTPEIPRK; from the coding sequence TTGAAGACTTTCAAGTGTACCGTCACTGTTCTATCCGCTCTTTTGCTCGCCGTCCCAGCCTGGGCCGCCACACGCACGGCTACGCTCGATGTTCCAGGTATGACCTGTTCGACGTGCCCCATTACCGTCAAAAAGGCGCTGAACAGGGTCGCGGGAGTCTCGAAAGTGGATGTCAGGTTTGAAAAGAAATTGGCCGTGGTCACTTACGACGATGCCAAAACCAACGTGCAGGCCCTTGTCAAAGCCACGACCGATGTTGGCTTTCCCTCCACACCGGAGATACCGCGCAAGTAA
- the merT gene encoding mercuric ion transporter MerT — translation MNKGQKTDYGVLAAGGAAAILASTCCLGPLVLVLLGFSGAWIGNLTRLEPYRPYFLLGAIIALVFAARRIFRSASACKPDEVCALPRTRRLYKLLFGITVLLVLVAVAFPYVAKFFY, via the coding sequence GAACAAAGGTCAAAAGACCGACTATGGCGTTCTTGCCGCCGGAGGTGCTGCGGCAATCCTTGCCTCGACTTGTTGCCTCGGACCTTTAGTTCTTGTACTGCTGGGTTTCAGCGGTGCGTGGATTGGGAATCTGACTCGTCTGGAGCCTTACCGCCCTTATTTCTTATTGGGAGCTATCATTGCGCTCGTCTTTGCAGCGCGCCGTATCTTCCGATCTGCTAGTGCGTGCAAACCGGATGAAGTTTGCGCCCTGCCGAGAACGCGTCGTCTCTATAAGCTGTTGTTCGGAATCACCGTTCTGCTTGTGCTGGTTGCAGTCGCATTTCCGTATGTCGCCAAATTCTTCTACTGA